In Streptomyces asoensis, a single genomic region encodes these proteins:
- a CDS encoding DUF5825 family protein yields MTTIAPHFTIRAWRDLDPQARGLPGMSLGTLPVTAGAPQADRLWDLGVRHAELDTAVDLATSDPAAHRGVVDRLCLVRDLTARAVSVDWDLRLSPQDAAHQWKVLSHLQPPRSLTGLENGEEALHAWRTRHYLCKLVWRQGPGFIQIRDRRWGDLRRFTADEPGYREAIARLDQGAGRADVPADVLAEFTAEHLVLSVGELAWWLPYRVSRWLQEAMAV; encoded by the coding sequence GTGACCACCATCGCACCGCACTTCACGATCAGGGCCTGGCGTGATCTGGACCCGCAGGCCCGCGGGCTGCCGGGCATGTCGCTGGGGACGCTCCCTGTGACGGCCGGGGCCCCGCAGGCCGACCGGCTGTGGGACCTGGGCGTGCGCCACGCCGAACTGGACACCGCCGTCGACCTCGCCACGAGCGATCCCGCGGCCCACCGCGGGGTCGTCGACCGGTTGTGCCTGGTCCGCGACCTCACCGCGCGGGCCGTCTCCGTCGACTGGGACCTGCGGCTGTCACCACAGGACGCGGCCCACCAGTGGAAGGTGCTGTCCCACCTCCAGCCGCCCCGCAGTCTCACCGGCCTCGAGAACGGCGAGGAGGCGCTGCACGCCTGGCGGACCCGGCACTACCTGTGCAAGCTGGTCTGGCGCCAGGGGCCGGGCTTCATCCAGATCCGCGACCGCCGCTGGGGGGACCTGCGCCGCTTCACGGCGGACGAACCCGGGTACCGCGAGGCCATCGCGCGGCTCGACCAGGGTGCCGGCCGGGCCGACGTGCCCGCGGACGTGCTGGCGGAGTTCACCGCCGAGCACCTGGTCCTGAGCGTCGGCGAACTGGCGTGGTGGCTGCCCTACCGGGTGTCCCGCTGGCTCCAGGAGGCCATGGCCGTCTGA
- a CDS encoding RiPP maturation radical SAM C-methyltransferase: MRVLLVNMPWSPIDLPSLALGILKRSVDEHVQDATCEVLHANLEFTDWITSRTEFTAEDYEYYALSSYFLGCGDWVFSSALYDDPEWREPEFVEVMSSKLRRARMRMTRELHRVVPEFVAEVARKVVELRPDVVGFTSTFQQNTAALAAARQIKRLAPHVVTVMGGANCDAEQGAAVHRNFPFVDYVVRGEGEDAFPRLLTALRDGDPAAAASIPGLCHRAAGSAHTANPMPSGPLPPAAILPPDYSGYFERLAASVARGWVEPKLVVEGARGCWWGEKHHCTFCGLNGSFMEFRSKSPDTFYREIMELAERHQVLDMYVVDNILDMRYLSTVLPRIVDSGYDLRMHIEIKANMRRPQLQVLADAGLIYVQPGIESLNSRVLDLMDKGVSGCQNVRMLRDAAETGLSVSWNYLHGFPGETAEDYEPVIRQLPALEHLNPPVDLSARIAIERFSPYFKRPELGFTGLRPEEHYLFTYALPESELHDLAYVFQAPERGIGEPTVTLLNDGIAAWKKHHADARLTHTDLGERIVLVSRRASFAWRTMQLTDPLHTALFRLLDQPHTVVALHRKLTSADDTPDGAGPAPHDLEALLEEWVARGIVFTDAGQYVHIAPAAVNQDLLRLDYMRHLHRRTASDDGSGPEADARAGAAVGVEAGAVPAPS, from the coding sequence GTGCGCGTTCTTCTCGTCAACATGCCCTGGTCCCCGATAGACCTGCCCTCCCTGGCGCTCGGCATCCTCAAGCGCAGCGTCGACGAACACGTCCAGGACGCCACGTGCGAGGTGCTGCACGCCAATCTGGAGTTCACCGACTGGATCACCAGCCGCACCGAGTTCACCGCCGAGGACTACGAGTACTACGCCCTGTCGTCCTACTTCCTCGGCTGCGGCGACTGGGTGTTCTCCTCCGCGCTCTACGACGACCCCGAGTGGAGGGAACCGGAGTTCGTCGAGGTGATGTCGTCCAAACTGCGGCGCGCCCGGATGCGCATGACGCGCGAACTGCACCGTGTGGTACCGGAGTTCGTCGCCGAAGTGGCCCGCAAGGTGGTGGAACTGCGGCCCGACGTGGTCGGGTTCACCTCGACCTTCCAGCAGAACACCGCCGCGCTGGCCGCGGCCCGCCAGATCAAGCGCCTGGCACCGCACGTCGTGACCGTCATGGGCGGGGCCAACTGCGACGCGGAGCAGGGCGCGGCGGTCCACCGCAACTTCCCCTTCGTGGACTACGTGGTGCGCGGCGAGGGCGAGGACGCCTTTCCCCGGCTGCTGACCGCGCTGCGCGACGGGGACCCGGCGGCCGCCGCCTCGATCCCGGGGCTGTGCCACCGCGCGGCCGGGTCGGCGCACACCGCCAACCCGATGCCGAGCGGGCCGCTGCCGCCGGCGGCGATCCTGCCTCCCGACTACAGCGGCTACTTCGAGCGGCTCGCCGCGTCCGTGGCGCGCGGCTGGGTGGAGCCGAAACTGGTGGTCGAGGGCGCACGCGGCTGCTGGTGGGGAGAGAAGCACCACTGCACGTTCTGCGGACTGAACGGCTCCTTCATGGAGTTCCGCAGCAAGAGCCCCGACACGTTCTACCGGGAGATCATGGAGCTGGCGGAACGCCACCAGGTGCTCGACATGTACGTGGTCGACAACATCCTGGACATGCGCTACCTGTCCACCGTGCTGCCCCGCATCGTCGACAGCGGCTACGACCTGCGCATGCACATCGAGATCAAGGCGAACATGCGCCGCCCTCAGCTCCAGGTCCTGGCGGACGCCGGGCTCATCTACGTCCAGCCGGGCATCGAGAGCCTCAACAGCCGCGTCCTCGACCTCATGGACAAGGGGGTCAGCGGCTGCCAGAACGTCCGCATGCTCCGCGACGCGGCGGAGACCGGCCTGTCGGTGTCCTGGAACTACCTGCACGGATTCCCCGGGGAGACCGCGGAGGACTACGAACCCGTCATCCGCCAGCTGCCCGCCCTGGAACACCTCAACCCGCCGGTCGACCTGTCCGCACGCATCGCCATCGAACGGTTCAGTCCCTACTTCAAGCGCCCCGAACTGGGCTTCACGGGACTGCGCCCCGAGGAGCACTACCTGTTCACCTACGCGCTGCCCGAGTCCGAACTGCACGACCTGGCCTATGTCTTCCAGGCCCCGGAGCGCGGCATCGGCGAGCCGACCGTCACCCTCCTCAACGACGGCATCGCCGCCTGGAAGAAGCACCACGCCGACGCCCGTCTCACCCACACCGATCTCGGTGAACGGATCGTGCTGGTCAGCAGGCGGGCCTCGTTCGCCTGGCGGACCATGCAGCTCACCGATCCGTTGCACACGGCGCTCTTCCGGCTGCTGGACCAGCCGCACACCGTGGTGGCGCTCCACCGCAAACTGACGTCGGCCGACGACACCCCGGACGGCGCGGGCCCCGCACCGCACGATCTGGAGGCCCTCCTGGAGGAGTGGGTCGCGCGGGGCATCGTCTTCACCGACGCGGGCCAGTACGTGCACATCGCCCCCGCCGCCGTGAACCAGGACCTGCTGCGCCTGGACTACATGCGCCATCTCCACCGCCGTACGGCGTCCGATGACGGGAGCGGGCCCGAGGCCGACGCCCGGGCCGGGGCCGCCGTCGGCGTCGAGGCCGGCGCCGTGCCCGCGCCGTCCTGA
- a CDS encoding alpha/beta hydrolase family protein: MADTFKVFLSALPHVCPGDPRRMVLTADADGRCEVFTWNAATRTTRQVTDRPQGTVHCAVDADAYVWWFDEDPHGRGHWWFQPFDGGCRLPGLPGAPAGLQRGLAVTACGTVAAALAPPHGGTRLLVGRRGRVPREILRVPGEGRLAGITPEGDLVALATAAGADAAVTVVTSTGRVAARLPGNDDPAGRLWCRDFSPRPGRRELLLVHELEDGYRLATWTPRRGLVTHAWCAFDTEITAGWYPDGDDVLVRQERHGRSLLHRVSLRARTRTVVPTPPGTLLDAAPRAGGALHYLWTDTAHPPVPRTTDGTALPTPGLLPRVPGRHTELWTPTPHGPVHTLLSLPDPADDGPRGAAAPPTVFAVHGGPADHDRDAYDATVHSLVASGYAVARVNYRGSTGYGPRWRRALEAGVGHPQVDDLAAVRADLVRRGLADARATALWGVSWGAYLVLLALGTRPDLWQAGVAVKPVADWVTAHRTTTPALRALDVRWFGGTPDEVPERYARSSPLTFAADVRAPLLVVGADKDAKCPPEQIRSYLDALTRAGVPHERMWLDTGHDGYDGAAHVAVLRRALTFLRTHLPAPAPGAPSRPPARPGGPRSR; this comes from the coding sequence GTGGCTGACACGTTCAAGGTCTTCCTCAGCGCGCTGCCGCACGTCTGCCCGGGCGACCCGCGTCGCATGGTGCTGACGGCCGACGCCGACGGCCGCTGCGAGGTGTTCACGTGGAACGCGGCCACCCGGACCACCCGGCAGGTCACCGACCGGCCACAGGGCACGGTGCACTGCGCCGTCGACGCCGACGCGTACGTGTGGTGGTTCGACGAGGACCCGCACGGCCGCGGGCACTGGTGGTTCCAGCCGTTCGACGGCGGCTGCCGGCTGCCCGGCCTGCCGGGCGCCCCCGCCGGGCTGCAACGCGGCCTGGCGGTCACCGCCTGCGGCACGGTCGCCGCGGCACTGGCACCCCCGCACGGCGGCACGCGGCTGCTCGTCGGACGACGCGGCCGGGTACCGCGCGAGATCCTGCGCGTCCCCGGCGAGGGCCGGCTGGCCGGCATCACCCCGGAGGGTGACCTGGTGGCCCTCGCGACCGCGGCCGGCGCGGACGCGGCCGTCACCGTCGTCACGTCCACGGGCCGGGTCGCCGCCCGGCTGCCCGGGAACGACGACCCGGCGGGCCGGCTCTGGTGCCGGGACTTCTCGCCACGGCCCGGACGGCGGGAACTGCTGCTGGTGCACGAGTTGGAGGACGGCTACCGGCTGGCCACGTGGACCCCGCGGCGCGGCCTCGTCACCCACGCGTGGTGCGCCTTCGACACGGAGATCACCGCGGGCTGGTACCCCGACGGCGACGACGTCCTGGTACGCCAGGAACGCCACGGCCGTTCCCTGCTGCACCGGGTGTCCCTGCGCGCCCGTACCCGGACCGTCGTCCCCACTCCCCCGGGGACCCTGCTCGACGCGGCCCCGCGTGCGGGCGGGGCACTGCACTACCTGTGGACGGACACCGCGCATCCACCGGTGCCCCGCACCACCGACGGAACCGCCCTGCCGACGCCCGGACTCCTGCCGCGTGTCCCCGGACGGCACACGGAGCTGTGGACCCCGACGCCCCACGGACCGGTCCACACCCTGCTGAGCCTGCCGGACCCCGCCGACGACGGGCCCCGAGGGGCCGCCGCGCCGCCGACCGTGTTCGCCGTCCACGGCGGCCCGGCCGACCACGACCGGGACGCCTACGACGCCACGGTGCACTCGCTCGTCGCCTCCGGCTATGCCGTCGCACGCGTCAACTACCGCGGCTCGACGGGCTACGGCCCCCGCTGGCGGCGGGCCCTGGAGGCCGGGGTCGGCCACCCCCAGGTGGACGACCTCGCCGCCGTCCGGGCCGACCTCGTGCGCCGCGGACTCGCCGACGCCCGCGCGACGGCCCTGTGGGGGGTCTCGTGGGGCGCGTACCTGGTCCTGCTCGCCCTCGGGACCCGGCCCGACCTGTGGCAGGCCGGGGTCGCCGTGAAACCCGTCGCCGACTGGGTGACCGCCCACCGCACGACCACGCCCGCACTGCGCGCCTTGGACGTCCGCTGGTTCGGAGGCACTCCCGACGAGGTGCCGGAACGTTACGCCCGTAGTTCGCCCCTGACCTTCGCGGCCGACGTGCGAGCACCGCTGCTCGTGGTCGGCGCCGACAAGGACGCGAAGTGCCCGCCCGAGCAGATCCGCAGCTACCTGGACGCCCTGACCCGCGCGGGCGTGCCCCACGAGCGGATGTGGCTGGACACCGGCCACGACGGCTACGACGGCGCGGCCCACGTCGCCGTGCTGCGCCGCGCCCTGACCTTCCTGCGTACGCATCTGCCCGCCCCGGCGCCCGGCGCCCCCTCGCGTCCCCCGGCACGTCCGGGAGGACCCCGGTCCCGCTGA
- a CDS encoding MFS transporter, translated as MLVLGGVGNVDASPIRRPPGGPDPAHDEHSPTAGRPQDTERPRHTKRPDPAAGPSGRADRDLRILWWVNAVDGLGSQASGLVLPLLLLELGHSPGTAGSLAGAAALTGVVLGPLVAIPADRGRRRRIMTGSAALAALATGVLALTCLGRPALWLVVSLALAERLFAVTYEAASRGALVHLAAADELPRATAGMQVGDQVALIAGPALGGALFQLARPVPFLADALSYTAAAVGIRAIRTPLDTPAPPPDAPPDKASEGRGRWARRFDAARAGVVTVAASAVLRLVLVWTSAAGGALTLLFYTALFRLGGDGRGAATGLVLAAAGAAGLAGSLVAAPLVRRLGARRLLTTAAWLLPLPCGSLLWADGATAWGVAFAGLSLLVPLITVVLSSAAVACTPAALQSRTASVLGSVSALAAAGAPALAALLVTAWNLRTPALLCTVLFVVLAAYTQFKAPAALRAAAAGRVDGRG; from the coding sequence GTGCTCGTACTGGGAGGGGTGGGGAACGTCGACGCGTCACCGATCCGCCGGCCTCCCGGCGGGCCCGATCCAGCGCACGACGAGCACTCCCCGACCGCCGGACGGCCGCAGGACACCGAGCGGCCGCGGCACACGAAGCGGCCGGACCCGGCGGCCGGCCCGTCCGGGCGGGCGGACCGGGACCTCAGGATCCTGTGGTGGGTCAACGCGGTCGACGGGCTCGGCAGTCAGGCCTCCGGGCTGGTCCTCCCGCTGCTGCTCCTGGAACTGGGCCACAGCCCCGGCACCGCCGGATCGCTGGCCGGCGCCGCCGCGCTCACCGGGGTCGTCCTCGGCCCGCTCGTCGCGATACCGGCCGACCGGGGACGGCGGCGGCGCATCATGACCGGCTCGGCCGCCCTGGCGGCCCTGGCCACAGGGGTGTTGGCGCTGACCTGCCTGGGCCGCCCGGCGTTATGGCTCGTGGTGTCCCTCGCCCTGGCGGAACGGCTGTTCGCGGTGACCTACGAGGCCGCGTCGCGCGGCGCCCTCGTCCACCTGGCCGCCGCCGACGAACTGCCCCGGGCGACCGCGGGGATGCAGGTCGGTGACCAGGTCGCGCTGATCGCGGGCCCCGCGCTCGGCGGAGCCCTGTTCCAACTCGCCCGGCCGGTGCCGTTCCTCGCCGACGCGCTCTCCTACACCGCCGCCGCGGTGGGAATACGGGCCATCCGCACCCCGCTCGACACCCCCGCCCCGCCCCCGGACGCACCGCCGGACAAGGCCTCCGAAGGACGCGGGAGGTGGGCCCGGCGGTTCGACGCCGCGCGAGCGGGCGTGGTCACGGTGGCCGCGTCTGCGGTGCTGCGTCTCGTCCTGGTCTGGACGTCGGCGGCCGGCGGCGCCCTGACCCTGCTGTTCTACACGGCCCTGTTCCGGCTCGGCGGCGACGGGCGTGGCGCCGCGACGGGCCTGGTCCTGGCCGCGGCGGGAGCGGCGGGGCTGGCGGGCTCATTGGTCGCGGCGCCCCTGGTACGGCGGTTGGGCGCCCGCCGCCTGCTGACCACGGCCGCGTGGCTGCTGCCGCTGCCGTGCGGCTCCCTGCTGTGGGCGGACGGTGCGACGGCCTGGGGAGTGGCGTTCGCCGGGCTGTCCCTGCTGGTGCCGCTGATCACCGTGGTGCTGTCCAGTGCCGCCGTCGCGTGCACACCGGCGGCACTCCAGTCGCGTACCGCGAGCGTGCTCGGCTCGGTCTCGGCGCTGGCCGCGGCGGGCGCTCCGGCGCTCGCGGCCCTCCTGGTCACCGCCTGGAACCTGCGCACGCCCGCGCTGCTGTGCACCGTGCTGTTCGTCGTGCTGGCCGCGTACACACAGTTCAAGGCGCCCGCGGCCCTGCGCGCGGCCGCCGCCGGAAGGGTGGACGGCCGTGGCTGA
- a CDS encoding MHYT domain-containing protein: protein MTATVSNFYYGAATPIAAYLMACLGAALGLRCTTRSLRRPHRRARWLALGAVSIGCGIWTMHFIAMIGFSVQGALVEYDATKTVLSLVVAIVVVAIGVFLVGYRGGSASNLAVAGTITGLGVAAMHYLGMAAIHTNGGLHYDTPTVALSVAIAVAAATAALWAAVSIRGLWSSLGASLVMGVAVTGMHYTGMAAVSVHLTGGSAVSQSSTGLLSFLLLMLAGPLVVLLVAAVIVMFDPDMMLGDDEPAAVAYGAGTGVPARRTAESSQPYNSW from the coding sequence ATGACCGCCACCGTCTCCAACTTCTACTACGGGGCCGCGACGCCGATCGCGGCCTACCTGATGGCCTGTCTCGGCGCGGCGCTCGGACTGCGCTGCACGACACGCTCCCTGCGCCGCCCGCACCGCAGAGCCAGATGGCTGGCCCTGGGCGCGGTGTCCATCGGCTGCGGCATCTGGACCATGCACTTCATCGCCATGATCGGCTTCAGCGTCCAGGGCGCACTGGTCGAGTACGACGCGACGAAGACCGTCCTCAGCCTCGTCGTCGCCATCGTCGTCGTCGCCATCGGCGTCTTCCTGGTGGGCTACCGGGGCGGCTCGGCCTCCAACCTCGCCGTCGCGGGCACGATCACCGGACTCGGGGTCGCGGCCATGCACTACCTCGGCATGGCCGCCATCCACACCAACGGCGGCCTGCACTACGACACGCCGACCGTGGCGCTCTCCGTCGCCATCGCCGTAGCGGCCGCCACGGCGGCGCTGTGGGCGGCGGTCTCCATCCGCGGTCTGTGGTCCAGCCTGGGAGCGAGCCTGGTCATGGGCGTGGCCGTGACCGGTATGCACTACACCGGCATGGCCGCGGTCTCCGTGCACCTCACCGGCGGTTCCGCCGTCTCGCAGTCCTCCACCGGTCTGCTGTCGTTCCTCCTGCTGATGCTGGCCGGACCGCTCGTGGTCCTCCTGGTCGCCGCCGTCATCGTCATGTTCGACCCCGACATGATGCTCGGCGACGACGAGCCGGCGGCGGTGGCGTACGGCGCCGGAACCGGCGTTCCCGCCCGGCGGACGGCCGAGTCCTCGCAGCCCTACAACTCCTGGTGA
- a CDS encoding IclR family transcriptional regulator C-terminal domain-containing protein, which translates to MTTNGPAPGQTGPGTASSLRMALRVVNSVLDREASGRTGFNVSRLAGEVGIERSKASRTTQDLCDKGFLERLDDSTLRAGEAFFTTAASLHPGLPRRSRPLLRRMAVAYGAGARLSVRDGVQVRLLRAESAAGFAQEWQGRASLVTPCWCTGAGRALLLDHTAGEIAALLDDYELIGVGGPDAARTPAELVAANDHDRLRGVVAAHGEFEHGVTEYAVPVRDPEGRIRAAVSVVGRTQDLSPQERAIRTDLAAAAAALRDTLGGDGDGNGTAP; encoded by the coding sequence GTGACGACGAACGGACCCGCCCCCGGACAGACGGGCCCGGGTACGGCCTCCTCGCTGCGGATGGCCCTGCGGGTGGTCAACTCCGTCCTGGACCGCGAGGCCTCCGGCCGGACCGGCTTCAACGTCAGCAGGCTCGCGGGCGAGGTCGGCATCGAGCGCAGCAAGGCCTCACGCACCACCCAGGACCTGTGCGACAAGGGCTTCCTCGAACGTCTCGACGACTCGACGCTGCGCGCCGGTGAGGCGTTCTTCACCACGGCCGCGTCGCTGCACCCGGGCCTGCCCCGCCGCAGCCGTCCGCTGCTGCGCCGCATGGCCGTGGCGTACGGCGCCGGCGCGCGGCTCTCCGTCCGGGACGGCGTCCAGGTCCGGCTGCTGCGGGCCGAGTCCGCGGCGGGCTTCGCCCAGGAGTGGCAGGGCCGGGCGAGTCTCGTCACCCCGTGCTGGTGCACCGGCGCCGGCCGCGCGCTGCTGCTCGACCACACCGCCGGGGAGATCGCCGCCCTGCTCGACGACTACGAACTGATCGGTGTGGGCGGCCCCGACGCGGCCCGCACCCCGGCCGAACTCGTCGCGGCCAACGACCACGACCGACTGCGCGGGGTCGTCGCGGCGCACGGGGAGTTCGAGCACGGGGTCACCGAGTACGCGGTGCCGGTGCGCGACCCCGAGGGGCGCATCAGGGCCGCCGTGTCGGTCGTCGGCAGGACACAGGACCTGTCCCCGCAGGAGCGGGCGATCCGCACGGACCTCGCCGCTGCCGCCGCCGCGCTCAGGGACACCCTGGGCGGCGACGGGGACGGCAACGGCACGGCCCCGTGA
- a CDS encoding homoserine dehydrogenase has product MTRYDLALIGFGGVNRALAELIAERGDTLEAELGFALRVVAITDLRAGSLVRTDGAGIDLAPLLAVEPGELDFSMLAGGSPDPRNEWIIREVPADIVAEATFTNPVDGEPALSHVRWAVEAGKHVCTTNKGPVALHGGALKELARRHGVRFEFEGTVMSGTPVLRTARRMFGGLAVHGFEGVMNGTSNYVLGRVESGLSFADAVAEAQALGYAEADPTADIEGHDVQLKVMILAGEVLGADLSRADVPCTGLSALTADDVRRAAAEGLRWKLVGSASRRPDGTVEARVAPVALPTEHALAGVSGPVNAVAFHTDLLGTVTVAGPGAGRVETAYALLSDVIGIHEHTTSPASVDTLLEAGRA; this is encoded by the coding sequence ATGACCCGATACGACCTCGCGCTCATCGGATTCGGCGGGGTGAACCGTGCGCTCGCCGAGCTGATCGCCGAACGCGGCGACACCCTGGAGGCCGAACTGGGCTTCGCGTTGCGGGTGGTGGCCATCACCGACCTGCGGGCCGGATCGCTGGTGCGCACGGACGGCGCGGGCATCGACCTGGCACCGCTGCTCGCCGTCGAGCCCGGTGAGCTCGACTTCTCGATGCTCGCGGGCGGCAGCCCGGACCCCCGCAACGAGTGGATCATCCGCGAGGTGCCCGCCGACATCGTGGCCGAGGCCACCTTCACCAACCCCGTGGACGGCGAACCGGCGCTGTCCCACGTGCGGTGGGCCGTCGAGGCCGGAAAGCACGTCTGCACCACCAACAAGGGGCCGGTCGCCCTGCACGGCGGCGCCCTGAAGGAACTGGCGCGACGGCACGGCGTGCGCTTCGAGTTCGAGGGAACCGTGATGTCCGGGACCCCGGTCCTGCGCACCGCGCGCCGCATGTTCGGCGGCCTGGCCGTGCACGGCTTCGAGGGTGTCATGAACGGCACCTCCAACTACGTCCTCGGCCGCGTGGAGTCCGGCCTGTCCTTCGCGGACGCCGTCGCCGAGGCCCAGGCGCTCGGGTACGCGGAGGCCGACCCGACGGCCGACATCGAGGGCCACGACGTCCAGCTCAAGGTCATGATCCTCGCCGGTGAGGTGCTCGGAGCCGACCTCTCCCGCGCGGACGTGCCCTGCACCGGGCTGTCCGCCCTCACCGCCGACGACGTCCGCCGCGCCGCGGCCGAGGGCCTGCGCTGGAAGCTGGTCGGCTCCGCCTCCCGGCGCCCGGACGGCACCGTCGAGGCCCGCGTCGCGCCGGTCGCCCTGCCCACCGAGCACGCGCTCGCCGGTGTCTCCGGGCCCGTCAACGCCGTCGCCTTCCACACCGACCTGCTGGGCACCGTCACGGTCGCCGGGCCCGGCGCCGGACGCGTCGAGACGGCCTACGCCCTGCTGTCGGACGTCATCGGCATCCACGAGCACACCACCTCGCCCGCGTCCGTCGACACCCTCCTGGAGGCCGGCCGTGCCTGA
- a CDS encoding aldehyde dehydrogenase family protein, with amino-acid sequence MPDTALGITPPAAAADLASDAGTGPGLTGHDQVGDGMAVVRNPYSGEAIGSVCLTPAASVDDVMRRAREGRTEARGLSRAARAAVLDGAARLVEERAESFARLIVAEAGKTLVQARKETSRAVNTLRLSAAEARRNAGEVVPFDAYAGSEGRLGWFTREPLGVVAAVTPYNDPLNLVAHKLGPAIAGGNAVVLKPSLLTPLSALRLVDTLVEAGLPEEVVTVVNGGADLGAAVVSAPEVRMVSFTGGFRAGEAVARSAGLRKLAMDLGGNAPVVVLADADLDAAVEACVSGAFWAAGQNCIGTQRILVEREVYPAFRDAFVARTRRLRTGDPMDARTDVGPMISEGAAAAAEHTVASAIERGARLLCGHERQGGLYAPTVLEDVPDTSDLWREEVFAPVVVLRAVDSFEEAVERANEIDFSLHAGVFTGSLEKAMDAARLLEAGGVMINDSSDYRFDAMPFGGFKYGSMGREGVRFAYEEMTQPKVVCLNREPA; translated from the coding sequence GTGCCTGACACCGCCCTGGGCATCACCCCGCCGGCCGCCGCCGCGGACCTCGCGTCCGACGCCGGGACGGGCCCCGGCCTGACCGGTCACGACCAGGTCGGCGACGGCATGGCCGTCGTGCGCAACCCCTACAGCGGCGAGGCCATCGGCTCGGTGTGCCTCACCCCGGCCGCCTCGGTGGACGACGTCATGCGGCGGGCCCGCGAGGGCCGGACCGAGGCGCGCGGTCTCTCCCGCGCCGCTCGTGCGGCCGTGCTCGACGGCGCGGCACGCCTGGTCGAGGAGCGCGCCGAGTCCTTCGCCCGCCTGATCGTCGCCGAGGCGGGCAAGACCCTGGTCCAGGCCCGCAAGGAGACCTCCCGGGCCGTCAACACCCTGCGCCTGTCGGCCGCCGAGGCGCGCCGCAACGCGGGCGAGGTGGTGCCGTTCGACGCCTACGCGGGATCGGAGGGGCGGCTCGGCTGGTTCACGCGCGAGCCGCTGGGGGTCGTCGCGGCGGTCACGCCGTACAACGACCCGCTCAACCTGGTCGCCCACAAGCTCGGACCCGCGATCGCCGGCGGCAACGCCGTCGTGCTGAAACCCTCCCTGCTCACGCCGCTGTCCGCGCTGCGGTTGGTCGACACGCTGGTGGAGGCCGGGCTGCCGGAGGAGGTGGTGACGGTGGTCAACGGCGGTGCCGACCTGGGAGCCGCCGTGGTGTCCGCGCCCGAGGTGCGCATGGTGTCCTTCACCGGCGGCTTCCGCGCGGGCGAGGCGGTCGCCCGCTCGGCCGGGCTGCGCAAGCTCGCCATGGACCTCGGCGGCAACGCCCCGGTCGTGGTGCTGGCCGACGCGGACCTGGACGCGGCGGTCGAGGCCTGTGTGTCCGGCGCGTTCTGGGCGGCCGGGCAGAACTGCATCGGCACCCAGCGGATCCTCGTCGAACGCGAGGTGTACCCGGCGTTCCGGGACGCCTTCGTCGCACGGACCCGGCGGCTGCGCACCGGCGACCCGATGGACGCACGCACCGACGTGGGCCCCATGATCAGCGAAGGGGCGGCGGCCGCCGCCGAGCACACGGTCGCGTCGGCGATCGAGCGGGGCGCACGGCTGCTGTGCGGGCACGAGCGGCAGGGCGGTCTGTACGCCCCCACCGTGCTGGAGGACGTGCCGGACACCTCGGACCTGTGGCGTGAGGAGGTGTTCGCGCCGGTCGTGGTGCTCCGGGCCGTGGACTCCTTCGAGGAGGCCGTGGAGCGGGCCAACGAGATCGACTTCAGCCTGCACGCGGGCGTCTTCACCGGCTCCCTGGAGAAGGCGATGGACGCGGCACGGCTGCTGGAGGCCGGCGGCGTCATGATCAACGACTCCTCCGACTACCGCTTCGACGCCATGCCCTTCGGCGGCTTCAAGTACGGCAGCATGGGCCGCGAAGGCGTGCGGTTCGCCTACGAGGAGATGACCCAGCCGAAGGTCGTCTGCCTCAACAGGGAGCCGGCGTGA